The window tcacaattataaTAACCAACACAAATactaagggaaaattcccccacataaggttaggcaagtcacttacctcaaatcatgcTAACTCAATctactagaaggcctttccctcgattatccaactccgaacaactcgaatctagccaaaacaactttatactataaatataactatagaaaataAATTCGAACAATAAAATTAAGATATTCATGAAGAAATAAAATGTCAACTCaagcccgcatctcggaacctgaccaaaattacaaaatccgaacatccatttgATCACGAGTCCAAACcttataagaattactcaaaacCGACCTCAAAtggcctttcaaaactcaaaagtttagtttatgaagtttctaccattttttcccaatttctaactcaaaccactaattaaatgataaaattaacaaTAGATTCACGTAAATTAACAAAAACCATGTTAGGATTCCTTACACCAATGATCTCTTGGAAaaaccctcgaaaaatcgcctcccACCTATCTCTCTAAGTACAATAATGGATTATGAATCAAACGCTCGAAAATtactcttttctgcccagcacttcTGCTACCTTAGTGTCTCTTTTACGacaccgcacctacggaaaaaccTTCACAGGTGCGGATTTCACTTAAGCTCAGGGGATTTTGCTTCTGTAGATAAAATCTCATACCTGCGAGTGCGCTCTTGTGgatttctccgcttctgcgaccctagGCTTGGCCAACCACTTTTGTTTCTATGCTTCCTCACTCGCTTCTGTGAGACTCTGACCGCATCTATGGTCCCAGCTGGGCAGGCCACCATTCGCTTATATGATCAagccctcgcatttgcgagtccgcacctacgCCCAATAGTGTGTAGGTGTGATTCCACCAGAACAACCTAGCTTCAGCAGTGAGGTTAAGTCCAATTTATTCCAGATTCGATCAGAATTTCggggccccgggaccccgtctgaaaataccaacaagtcccaaaatacataACGTACCTACTCGAGACaaaaaattacatcaaacaacattgattCTACGAATCGCAAACCAAATTCAAGCATAtaaactatgaacttccgaatttcaaAAGCAATGCCGATTCAGAAGTAGTTCTATCTGTAACAATCACATGGGAAGAAGGCCGAGTCTCTGAATTGATATAGGTAACCTGATAAGATAAGTGGTATCCTATGACCCAAAATGTGTAAAAGTAATGTTAGATATAAATGATTAGATGGCATCAGTAGTCTTATGTGAATGAATAACGTCTTGAAATTGAGGTTGCAAAAAAAGGATGGTACGTTTTAAAGGAATGGTcaataagatatatatatatatatatatatatatatatatatatatacacacacacacacacacacacacacacacactttgaGAAGAAGAGGGAGGTGATGCCTCAACCCCCCTAAACCTTAAGAAGGTCAGACAGAAAAAACAAGAAAGAAGTGCCTAAATATGAGTCATGTTTCCGAGATAACTTTTAGTTCTTATGATTTTTATAAGCAGACCTACAATAGAGGGTGAATTTCCCAACCTATGTGTGTCTTTTCATGATGAAAGAATTAGAAGAGAAGTGGAATAGTGAGTACAGTTATGTCGCAAACAAAGATAGTAAAAGTGGCTCATTTGAACATAGAGGCAGAATCACAAGCGAAAGAGGTTATTATGAAACCATAATTGTATGGTAGCAACATACGATATATAACGGAACTTACGTCGGTTTTACAATTACATAATTTCTCTTAAAGGTCACGAAAGATCTATAATAAAGTCATGCTCCATGTTATCCTCAAGAAATTATAGACTAAAGAAAGACTTAGAAAAGGTTACATGGGAAgtagatgaagatatgaagaaaaaGTACCGTCATTTATTTGAGGAAGAGGTATGTAATTGTTTCAAGTTTTGAAAAGTTTTCCTATATATGTACAAGTTTTGATAGCTATGTGTGATCATGAGTGGCCTAGATTTTTGAGTTGTAAATGGATAGTTCTATGTGCTATAAATGATTGAGATTTGACATGTTAAAAATATTGGGGTTGCTCTAGTTCCAAATGAGGTACTACAGAAATTATAAGAATTCAAAGTATTTGCCAAATTTTGCATTGTAGGTAAACTATGCAAAAGCGATAGAGAGATAATGGTAGGATTTTTACCTTTAAGTCACTCATtcgacattcgaggacgaatgtcaTATAAGGGGGGAAGAATTTAAAGCCCAGAAAAAGTTTTGCTAATTATTATGTTCTCTCTCAAGCTCTAAGTTGGACACAAAGATTTGTGAAAAGTTATAAAGACATAAAATACATAAATCTTGTGTTTATAAGGTTGAATGGATGGTTATAAGAGGAGAGGAGTAAATTGGAATCCATTGGAGTTGTTTAGGGGATGAAAATAACCTTAACCGCATATGACCTAAGTTTCAATGAGGATATCTATCAATATATAATGAATTGAAATTAGAGTTATATATCAAAATCAATCCCttgaagtctagtttctaacacttcaaactaTTTGTCGTTTCAATATTTCTATAAATAGTTATAGTTATTTTACTAAAGACTATCCTGTCAGAAAAATGGGTCGCGTTTTGGGCGCCCGGGGAGGCGCCAGACGCGAATAAAAATGCAAAAGTCAGAAGTAGATTTATTTTGGGCCCTTTGGGTGGCGCTGGGCGAAGATATGGACGCCGAAAACCTGAAATCAAAATAAAAGGGGCAGGGAGAGAGAAAATAGTCTCATTCTTTAAAGATTAAACCTCTCCTCTCATCCTCAAGTCATCCATGGGTTTTCATACTACCTAAGATGAGTTTTCAATGCGATTAGTGTTAGAATACTACTTTCCAACATCAACTCTAACAATATTCCATTTCAAAATCGCTAGATTCTAAATAAGAACTCAAGAACTAGGTCTCTCCACTAACCTAGGGTTTCATGATTCAAGGTAAGTTTCATAGCCGCTTTCAACCACAATTGTTAGAGAGGTTTATGGTTGATATTTGCTCCTAGAAACTACTACAAAAACTTAGATTAACGATGAATCCTAGAAGGAGAGAAGAATCAAATATAGGGTTTTTATATTTTGGAAATCTTTGAACTTCTAGTATTGATTTTTAAATTAACTATGTATAGATTTGTTTGGTGAGTTGAACCCATTGTATTGGAGCAAACGAAGGTATTCAAAAGAAAGGAATTAAGGTGAGTAGAGACAATGCTTTTACTAAAGTTGTCTTCTCACAAAGATCGTGCCATAAGTTATTGTTAGACTGTATAGGGTATTAATGTGGGCTCTGAATGGAACGAGTGGACTCACATTATCCATTAGAATTGTAGAAAAGATATTAGATGATTATATGGTTAATAACTAAAGAATAGTCTATTGTTCCATAAATCATGTCTAATGTATTCACGACTTGCATATGTTTCTTTAATGTATAGACTGTATTGAAAAGTTCTTTTACATGATTTTATGGAACTATTTTGACGAGAACTATGAAGATATATCATTATTTAAAATTTTGTGATAAAAGAATTACTCAAAAGAACATTTTGGGAGTTTCCTTAGATCTCTGAGAAGGGTTCACAACCTCTAGTTGTTTATGTTACCCCGAAACTACTCGTGCCAGAGTAGGAGTTTACACTACTAGAAAATAACTATTTTTTGACTGCGAATACGGTCGGAATGCGGTCAGAAAATGCTAATTTCCGACCATATTCAGACCGAAATAACGCAGTCGCAAAATAGCTGGTCTGAAATAGTTTGCGACCGAATCTGTACGTAATTTGCGACTACATCGGTCAGAAAGAGAAAATAGAAAACGACTAACAAATGTTGTCAACTGTCCGACTGACGCGGTCGCAAAgtatttaaattaaattttaattttatattacaTTTCCCACTACTTCAGTCTTAaaacttaaaaataattataattttatataatcTTTCCCACCATATTGGTCGCAAAtatcaaaaattattttaattttatttaagcTTTCCCACTGATGCAGTCGCAATTCTAATTTAatactatttatttatttatattttccacTACTGCGGTcgtaaaattattttaatattatttatttatttagttttCCCACTGTTGTGGTCGTAGAATGTTATAATTCTGGAAAATTTTAAAGCATTTTACGACGACTTTAGTTAGAATTTAGTCGGAAAATTACAAATATTTTGACAAATTTCGACTGTTTTAAAATAATACTACCTATCAATTCAAAATTACAGCAACTAAAGAATCAATCCACCATTCCTACCAATTAATCCACCATTTCAACTAATCAAACAcataaaatgcaaacaattaAAGAAAACATAAACATTTGTAACTAAAACATCCTAACACAAGTTAAACATCCAAGCACCATTCAATCAAATCTTTACATTACAATCATAGTCAAGTCTAAACATTTACCAAGTCTAAACATCAAAccataataaataataatgtCTCAAACATCACAACTACGATAAACTAAAACTCATTATCCCCGCCACGTTCGTCATTCAAAGGATCAACATGACGCATGCTCATAAGTTTCTCAACTAGACTCTGCAATTTGTTAAAATTTGCACGATCTTATTTCCGTTCctccttcaactcttcaacttcttTTCGTAATTCTTCCACCTCTTCATGATCCTGCGAATAACTCATATCACCAGACAACAATGTTGTAGGACGACCTACAAAATATTGTGATCCAAGACCGTAGGTTCTACCTTTCTTTGCACCACCAACCACCTGAGTCCATATTGAAGCTACATCATTGAGTGACACTTGGGTTGAGCTACCATCCTCGGAATCGGGTTGACTTTGACGCCATTCCTCCAAACGTTTTTGATAGGCTTCCTGAAATTAAAATATTAATCATTAAGAAATGAGGACCTAATTGTTTCCACCAGGGAAAATACAATGCCACTGATATACGAAATTCTAATTTCTCTGCTATGCCTAAAGCCATACCTAAACCAGAAAGCATAAACAATACAATACATTGAAGTTTTTGAAACAGTTTGCATATCTTCCCTTTTCTACCAATATACGGTGTGTCATAGTATGAAATCCTTGTCACAAAAGTTGTACAACTAAGACTAGCTAGACAACACATCTGTGCTCCATTATTTATTAATGTAATCATTTAAAGCTTCTTCTATGTGTATCATAACTCTATTGTTGGATTCTTGAAATTATTTCATTCCACAAAACTCTCTAGGCAGTTTAAACAAAAGTACTCACACTTTTATGAGCTGAAAAAAATtgttagtattttgagattttttATAGCTTTGATTTCTCTTTTATGCTAAAAGAGAAAATGAGGAACAATTCCCAGTTTCCTTTCATTCTCTTATTTCTTGGtctgtttttatttttatcaGTTCCATCTTCTTTTGCTCAGTTAGTTCCAGCTGAAAATAGAATGTTTTTCCAAGTCTTTCAAGTCTAAAGAAATTGTCATTAGTTTCACTTGGATTGTGGGATCCATTACCTGCCAAGATAAGTAGATTTCACTCATTTGAGGTACTAAATATTAGTTCAAGTAGTACTAAGTATCAACATCCACATACATTTTGTGAAAAACAAGCATTAGCTGTTAAGCCTATTCCAAAAACTCAAGATGAGAAGAAACAACAATCCACTATCAAAATTGGTATTGTTATAGGATTAATTGTTGGCATTGTGGTAGTGGTGAGTGCAATTGGATTGTTGATACTTTTCAAAGCAACAGAGAGAAAAGAATGCTCATATCACTGATAATTAGGAAAAGATCAACCACTTTGATAGCACCATGGCTCAAAATAGGTAGTCTAAATTTTCAAGGCCCCAACAATTTTAAATCGATCTATTTACTGTATTTGATGGCTTCAATGCCAGAAGTACCACTCAGACAAGAAACATCTGAGTAGACAATCGAATTCTTTCCAATTCATTCCTCAAAATACACTTTTAAAAATGAAATTCTCCTTTAGAATCCTCTCCAGTGGTTCTAAAGAGCTGAAGAGTATAAGGTATGCATAACTTTTCCATTGTAGCTTGTTAAGTTCAATTTTTTAAAGAGGCACACTCATCAAATATATGCTATTTATCTGATAATCCCTCTATGGTAATACACTTGATTAACTAATATATTAGCTCTATGATATGTTAATCCACTTAGGTATCAAGAAAGTTGTTTATCTGAAGATGCTTACATATGTCCTCGCAGCATGTGGCTCGACCCATTCTTTTGTACcgtcctttttctttttcatatgTTTGTCCTCAAAAACCTCAGCATAAGTCACAAGTATCCCTTTTTCCTTTTCCTGcaaaaaaaatttaagttagataAAGTTCAATCGCATATAGttaaaatcaaaacaaatataataaaaaagttACCATTCTCCTTCGATGGGTCTCCATACTAACTGAACCCCCAATGTGCAATGAGCCACCTGTATTGGAGGCCCGGGCAGCCTTTCCAGTGTTGCTCCTCTTCTTAAATTCTTCAGAGGCCCAAATTATATTAAGTCTATCCCATATGTCTTTTAGTATCCAACCGGGCATCTTTTGTTCGAGTCGAGCCTTATACAACATATTTTTAAGCCTATCACTACCTTTTTTCTCGAAATTATGACTTATTAGTTGATGATATTTGGGAAGCCATGCACACCTTGTCTGCAAATAATTTAAAACATTAGATGAAATAAGAGTAAtttgataaaaaaatataaaattcattGGTTTCGTACCCTAAATTGATTCCACATCTGGTCTCTGTAAATGTACGGTATATCTGACCATTTACTCCAAGCATCTCGATAAAATGCTTTAACACAATCCACAACCACCTTCGTAGATTCATTGGAAGGAACAAACCTGCATTAAAATTAACATATGttaaaaatatattcaaaaattcAAACGAATATAAAGTAACTACTTACCCAGTAGGTCCCATCAGGAATGATAATCAATATGTGAAGAGAATCGTATGTTACAATCTCTTCAAAAGTCTGAGTCTGTGCACCATCAGGAGCAGGTGTAGATGTATCAATGGATGGGGATGATGGTACGGTAGAGCCTCCAAGATGCGGCCTAGAAATGCTAGGAGTAGATGATGATGGAGATGAAGATGGAGCCATAGATGAGAGACCCCCATTTTGACTAACATGATAGCTTGGGCTTGGAGTCACTGATGACGGAGGCATAAATAAGGAGTCACCATGCTGACTAGTACGATAAGCTGGCGAATAAGATGGTATAGCGTGCATGCTATGGGAATTAGAGATAGGCTTATATTTTACTGGATCACATGGGGCAAAGTGAAAAAGCAAGGTAGCAATGAAGTCTGctgagaaggaggaggaggataTCTCATAAATGGCACAGACGAGGTAGTGGGACCTGAAGTTTGCTGATGATGATccggaggaggaggaggaggactcATAAATGGCACAGACGAGGTAGTGGGACCTGAAGTATGCTGAGGATATTGGAAATCATGTCTTGTCTTCTTTTTTTTACCAGGTGCCATCTGTGTAATAAAACCAAATAATAAAATATGTTAAAACATAACAAATATAAAGTAATTCTTCaacatattaaatgaataataaaaaaaatcaacaTGTCAATCCCCGTCGCTTGATtgatattcatcatttaattcttCCTCATCGCTTATTTTATTTTCATCAAGTAATTCTTCTTCATCGCTTGTTTCATTTCCATCAAATGATTCTTCCTCGTTTGTTTCATGTTCAACATCTAGATCTTCCTCCATGTTTACCCCAGATGTTCCTTCCCCAAAATCGTGTCGATTTGATCTACGAGTAAGGACCGAAGTATcatattcttcataaatgccTTCACTATGCTGCAATTCACCCACTAATTCATCAACAACCCTTTCTTGAACAGTTGAAATGTCATTTTGGTACGCGACTTTTAATGCATCCTCAACTTCTATTCTACCTACGGGCTTTGTTTTTATAACTATCCGCCATGAGGACTTATTCTTGCACAAAGGATAAGGAACATAATATACTTGTTTCACATTTTGTGCAATGATAAATGGATCATAGAATTCATAATCCTTCGTGCAGTTAATTTCAATTATTTTATACTGAGGGTGAACCTTTGTACCTCTAGTAGGTGTTGGATCATACCACTTACACCGAAATAGGATTATGATAATACCATCCTTTACCATCCGGGCAAGACGAATGTGATTGCGGGTGCCTTGAGTAGAAATgtcgagagtatgggtagtttggtatTCATTTTAGCATAGGaaaggccattggctttggatattcatcctcatcatgattcaacaacacaatttccaaggtatcttccacatttatcacaacacttgtgtcatcaacaattacttcggtcacaagatccacgaacgaacacacttcgttgctatttggctgcgtcattgatttacaaacatggaacaccacttttttatcgcccacccggaaggtgatctatccagcttccacatcaactaatGTCTTCCCTGTAGCAAGAAAAGGTCTCCCCATAATGAttggcacctcgtagtcaacctcacagtcaagtatcacaaaatctgcgggaaggatgaacttgtccaccctaactaacacatcatcaattatccctaATGGCCTTTTCATTTtccgatccgccatttgcaacctcatggatgtgggtcttggtttcctaaTTCCCAATGTTTTGAACAtagaatagggcatcaagttaatgcttgcccccaaatcacataaagctttggcgaaatcggcactcccaatagtgcacgagattgtgaaagcaccggggtcttccaactttggagACATGGAGTGCaccatagcactcacttgatatgtcattttgatcgtttcacagttcattgatctcttctttgttaccaaatccttcatgtCGGCATTTGTCCTAAGGCTTCAACCAACGGCACATTTAtagacaaacttttcatcatatcaatgaatttcttgaattgattctcattgttttgcttttcaaGTCTTTGAgagtatggaggaggaggccttgacattggtaccttagcctttggcactaccggttccggcatGTCAGTCATGtgctccctagatgggttcacttcttcttgcgtatcctccacattttcatcaatattaaTCCCCGCTTTTTAATTAGCTAGAACATCATTGCTTGGCTCATCATCATCTTGTaccaacacatcatcacccacatgtcttctttggtttgaggtactagcaactccacctctcccacttcttgttgtcacggccattgcatgccccgtattcccacctttcgggttcaccaccgtatcactaggtagtgccccctttgggcgagtatttaaatcttgagaaatttggccaagttgaacctccaagttgcggatagaagtgttatgggaggctaattgggcatcggagtcggcgtttttctccatcatttgcttaaataTGTTTTCAATCCGTACCATTTTactattggaagaactaggaccttgcgacggatatggaggcgggttgtttggttgttgatatatCGGGGGTCTCTAAAAGcctgacccccgatttccttgattgttattgttccaacccccttgattattTTTGTTCCCCCAAtttctttgattgttgccaccccaattaccttgattatttcctcctcaattgccttgattaccttgattaccccaatttctttgattattgttgttgccaccgCTCCAACTTCTTTGGTGGCCTTAGTTGTTCCAGTTTCCttggtttccttgtgatctccattgttgttgatttggagcattgcttctttgaccttgataattgttgacatattgaacctcttcatcttgctcatcatatgaatcatcttgattatacccactattactttgctcaaattattctggatggttttgtacttgttgacctcgttgccgtctcttgtttaccatcatgttcaccccttccataGCATTCACCTGTTTCGATccttgaacctgttgaagctgagccttggcaaattggttcatggtggtgaTTAACTCCGTAATAgattgcccatgatcatgtagctccttatgtaggtgaataacatttgggtcaccctgaggaacattggctctactttgccacgccgaagaggtgtctgccatctcatccaagatttcacaagcttcagaatAAGGAGTGTTCATGATATTACCCccagcgagttgatttaccacacactgatttattgtgttgatccccctgtagaaggtctgttggatcatggcctcggtcatatcattgttcgggcattattgaccatggtgcgatatctttcccaaatctcttGCAATGGCTCATtgccgcccgcctgagatgtggctgggtctgccgaaaataaaccggcctgagttatattgtccatgaaccgcagcatacgacccataacatcctggaatcccggtgcaaaTGTGAAATCTATCGGAGCTGGATCTGCCATAGGCACTTCaccatgttcctcaataatgAGATTCtatgctggacccactggcggcataactggaactgtcctgggatgtcctcgccctctactacgggctggagccctctctCGGCCTCTGTcttggcctctagcaactgggggaatAGATCTTTCCTGGTCTGGGACCTCATTAGAGcctgttctcaccatctatgagagaataagagaaggatatttagtactacattaattgcacgatggaatatgaagaaaggtagtttcctaacacgctatagcctctcgaagataagtacagacgtctctataccaatccgcaagactctattaggtccgctcataacttgtgagacctacgtgaacctagtactttgataccatgttgtcacgacctaatttcacccttaggtcgtgatggcgcccaacactacagctaggcaagccaactaataaatttaaaataaccaagaaaaataagcaactcttaattcaaccaatgtgtaagccaagacctagtgtcacaagtgtatgagcatctagtggattatacaaaacctctaaTATTATCTGAAATAAActaaactaattatatattcgggctcgtcGGTGAATGGGTAAGTgcattttggttcgaacctcgaattttgaccaagcgggcccggggtcaatatTTTCAATATTTTTGGAGGAActttttgggaaatttaatttatgcaatataattaatttctttagcaatatttgatagtattgagtcatttttgaatagatacgagtggtttggaggtgaattccaaaggaaaagctgtgattgagaattaagtggccttcagagcgaggtaagtgttgtgtctaaccctgacttgaggaaattaaaAACTTTAGATTGCTTGCTAAATAAAATTtatgtgagcggtgtatatgtgaggtgacgagtatttatgcgccgtcaatttacctgttttccatatttctctatttttcttatattgtctcgtTCCTATGCCTAATttctatgtgttatactagtgttgttcaatttatcgttcttatcatattttcggatcttctggtgataattgagtttttatttcaaagttaagattgatattatggaatcaaatgttgaagtaagatttgtacttgttattcgaTCTCCCTATTTttatttatgcattacattatggtaagggaaagtgttaatgcacgaagggtgatgtcgtgccatattgtgagtgttaatgcacgaagggtgatgtcgtgccatattgtgagtgttaatgcacgaagggtgatgtcgtgtcatattgtgagtgttaatgcacgaagggtgatgtcgtgccgtttctattaattttatggtgagattgagggtaaaagcacgaagggtgatgccgtgtattttttcttactgtattcactattcttgttgattcatggtatattgactgctccggtgatcattctgttgtagttctttatcttgtatttccctTAGTATGtttccctcccgacatttcctatttagttctttatttctgttatttgtatatacactgttaaattgtacaggttgatttgtaggtgccttgccttagtctcgtcactacttcgtcgaggttaggctcgacacttaccaatacatggggtcggttgtactgatactgcactctgcactttctgtgcagattttgataccggctcgggttgatcgagattttgctatcggtgcgctgtccggagactcaaggtagatctgtcggcgttcacagaccttgaagttcccgtttatcttttctgttctactgtttcttttattcagacagttgtatttctttcagactattacttgtagcaaattctagaatgctcgtgaattgtgactccagatccgggtggtagtaattaatacagttttatgatattccgtacttattatatttcatcttagttaattattgttaattactgaatgggaataaggaattggtttaatgattctctaacgttggcttgcctcgccagtgaaatgttaggcgccattacggtcccgtcggtgggaaatttcgggtcgtgacagtatgcGTCTAGGATTCAATATTCAACTCAACGCGCTTTAGGGTGGAGAGAGGCGGTAGAGAATAAGGAAGGAGGAGAGGATAGAAAAAAAGAACAAGGGTGTAACTGAATgtcctaatttaaggcactaataattgATTGTACATAAATTACAAGCAAACTGTAGTTAGGGCAAGTAATATACAAATGTAagataattttgataaataaattttaaatattatatagGAACGTTTTATGGAGCAATAATTTCATTAATGGCATTTAATAGatgcaaaaattagaaagaacgAATTACAAAGCTGagataattaaaaaaaagaagatattGTTAGTTCTGGCAACTAAATACTAGGCTATTACTAGAGAACTGACTACATACAAAAGGAAAAGGGTGAGTGCCGGAAACAGGAGTTAGCTTCCCAAAAAGATAGATTAAATATCTTACTTCCACGGCGTGACGCATACTTGAGATTCCATCAAAACATTTTCTGATGGGCTGTTAATACTCAcaaaataataatatagttgaataccACAACTAAATTTTATCATAACGGTAAATGCAGTTAAAAAAATTCTTACTCGTTTTTCTTTTTGCCTTATCtaaatttattaaattttcttCTTCGTCAATATCAAAACAACTTTTGCCTTGTCTAAGATTGAACATTAAAACGTACTTAACAGAGTCTATTGTTATTGATAAAATTATTTGTGATTGGCAACTAgatttttcatttcttttattaAATTATATTAATATTACTATAATTTTAAGATTATGAGTTTTAACTAGTTTAGTGTTGTTAGAAAAAGATATAGAGTTTTGAGGGgggaaatgaaaagaaaaagaattaagaataattaatattaaaaatggCATGTAAAATGCCATATGGATGCTCTTTTGATCTATTTTCGAGCTTTCACGTGCTATAAATAGAATGTAAAATGCCACGTGAATGCTATTGGAACTGCACGAGGTtttagataaaaaaaaaatactactaTGATAGTCGTGGGTCTTCGCGTCGATTAAATTCCTAAGAAGAGGGGAAAAGAGTTTAGTTATGGGTGCTCACTCTATATttatctaaatatttttataattgtcTATACAAATTTATCAAATATGA is drawn from Nicotiana tomentosiformis chromosome 12, ASM39032v3, whole genome shotgun sequence and contains these coding sequences:
- the LOC138902375 gene encoding uncharacterized protein produces the protein MKDLVTKKRSMNCETIKMTYQVSAMVHSMSPKLEDPGAFTISCTIGSADFAKALCDLGASINLMPYSMFKTLGIRKPRPTSMRLQMADRKMKRPLGIIDDVLVRVDKFILPADFVILDCEVDYEVPIIMGRPFLATGKTLVDVEAG